A stretch of Zootoca vivipara chromosome 13, rZooViv1.1, whole genome shotgun sequence DNA encodes these proteins:
- the LOC118095605 gene encoding olfactory receptor 2G3-like, with the protein MGSANLTTVTEFILVGLTSHRKTQILLFVVILIIYSLTIMGNLVIIMLVWADSSLHTPMYFFLTNLSGLEICYVTSTLPQMLAHLLSGNGAIPFAHCAIQMYIALGMGGTECLLLAAMAYDRYLAICHPLLYTTAMGRWRQLQLALVCWMGGFLLGSINVACTFRLPFCGPNRINHFFCEMPVVLKLACADTHITQAILFVASVLALLIPVSVILTSYGLILSSVLRMRSTARQHKAFSTCASHLVVVTLFYGTVMSMYMIPQSGSAPDRDKQIAVFYVVVTPLLNPIIYTLRNKDVHGAAAKVLGRWSFQQRN; encoded by the coding sequence ATGGGGTCAGCGAACCTCACCACTGTCACAGAGTTCATCTTGGTGGGACTCACCAGTCACCGCAAGACACAGATTCTACTCTTTGTGGTCATCCTCATCATCTACTCCCTCACCATTATGGGGAACCTGGTGATCATTATGCTTGTGTGGGCCGACTCTTCCCTCCACacgcccatgtacttcttcctgacAAACCTTTCGGGCCTGGAGATCTGTTACGTCACCAGCACCTTGCCTCAGATGTTAGCTCACCTCCTTTCTGGCAATGGGGCCATCCCCTTTGCCCATTGTGCTATCCAGATGTACATTGCATTGGGCATGGGCGGCACGGAATGCCTTCTCTTGGCTGCCATGGCCTATGACCGCTACCTTGCCATCTGCCACCCCCTGCTGTATACTACTGCCATGGGTAGGTGGCGTCAATTGCAGCTTGCCTTAGTCTGCTGGATGGGTGGCTTCCTCCTGGGTTCGATAAACGTGGCCTGCACCTTCAGACTCCCCTTTTGTGGTCCAAACCGCATCAACCACTTCTTCTGTGAGATGCCCGTGGTGCTGAAACTTGCATGCGCTGACACGCACATCACACAAGCCATTCTTTTTGTTGCATCTGTGCTGGCCCTGCTAATTCCTGTTTCTGTTATCCTGACGTCTTACGGACTCATTCTCTCCTCAGTGTTACGAATGCGGTCAACTGCCCGACAGCACAAGGCCTTCTCCACCTGCGCCTCTCACCTGGTGGTGGTCACCTTGTTCTATGGCACTGTCATGTCTATGTACATGATCCCCCAGTCAGGGTCAGCTCCTGACCGGGACAAGCAAATTGCAGTCTTTTATGTTGTGGTAACTCCCTTGCTCAACCCCATCATTTATACTCTGCGGAATAAGGACGTTCACGGGGCAGCGGCCAAGGTGCTGGGAAGATGGAGCTTTCAGCAGCGAAACTGA
- the LOC118095604 gene encoding olfactory receptor 2D2-like: MGDENFTSIKYFVLVGLSNDRRTQILLFVVVFIIYSLTVMGNLVIIILVRLDSSLHTPMYFFLTHLSSLEICFVTSTLPQMLAHLLSGNGVISFTHCTLQMYISLSLGGTECLLLSAMAYDRYLAICHPLLYGSIMGWGRQVLLTSLCWAGGFLLGSINAGSTIRLPFCGPNHINHFFCELPIVLKLSCADTHITEAFIFVASVLLLIIPLTIILISYGLVLSSVLQMRSTTGLRKAFSTCGSHLIVVTLFYSTVISMYMIPRSGSTSDRDKKIAVFYIVVTPLLNPIIYTLRNKDIHGAAAKALRRLGILQELRVAY; encoded by the coding sequence ATGGGGGATGAGAACTTTACTTCGATCAAATATTTTGTATTGGTGGGACTGTCAAATGACCGAAGGACACAGATTCTACTCTTTGTGGTGGTCTTCATCATCTACTCCCTCACCGTTATGGGGAACCTGGTGATCATCATCCTTGTCCGACTTGACTCTTCCCTCCACacacccatgtatttcttcctgaCACACCTGTCAAGCCTGGAGATCTGCTTTGTCACCAGCACTTTGCCCCAGATGCTGGCTCACCTCCTGTCTGGAAACGGAGTCATTTCTTTCACCCACTGCACTCTCCAGATGTATATTTCATTGTCTCTAGGTGGTACCGAATGCCTTCTTCTCAGTGCCATGGCCTATGACCGCTACTTGGCTATCTGCCACCCTCTATTATATGGTAGCATCATGGGCTGGGGGCGCCAAGTACTGCTTACTTCACTCTGTTGGGCAGGTGGCTTCCTTCTAGGTTCTATAAACGCAGGTAGCACCATTCGCCTCCCCTTCTGCGGCCCCAACCACATCAACCACTTCTTTTGTGAGCTCCCGATAGTGCTGAAGCTTTCATGTGCTGACACGCACATCACGGAGGCTTTCATATTCGTGGCATCAGTACTATTGCTTATAATTCCTCTGACAATTATCCTTATATCCTACGGGCTTGTTCTCTCCTCAGTATTGCAAATGAGATCAACCACTGGACTGCGCAAGGCCTTCTCCACATGTGGCTCCCACCTGATTGTGGTCACCTTGTTCTATAGCACCGTCATCTCTATGTACATGATTCCACGGTCGGGTTCAACTTCTGATCGTGACAAGAAAATTGCTGTCTTTTACATTGTGGTCACCCCGTTGCTCAACCCTATCATTTATACTCTGCGGAACAAGGATATCCATGGTGCAGCAGCCAAGGCGCTGAGAAGACTGGGCATTTTGCAAGAGCTGAGAGTTGCCTACTAG
- the LOC118095280 gene encoding olfactory receptor 2G3-like produces the protein MRMGEENVTSVKEFILVGFSSDRRTQILLFVVVLIIYSLTIVGNLVIIILVWVETSLHIPMYFFLSNLAGLEICYVTTTLPQTMASLVSGNGAISFTRCMAQMYITLSLGSCECLLLGVMAYDRYLAICHPLIYTSVMGWWRQFLLASVTWVGGFLLGSLMVGSATSLYFCGPNRIDHFICEMAMMIKLSCTDTYITEAAIFLAASLGVIIPLSIIMTSYGFVISSVLKMRSTAGWRKAFSTCGSHLIVVTLFYGTVISMYMIPRSGSTSDRDKKIAIFYLMVTPLLNPIIYTLRNKDIHDAIAKVLQRLDIKEKS, from the coding sequence ATGAGGATGGGGGAAGAAAACGTCACTTCTGTGAAAGAGTTTATATTGGTGGGATTCTCCAGTGATCGAAGGACACAGATTCTCCTCTTTGTGGTAGTCCTCATCATATACTCCCTGACCATTGTGGGGAACCTGGTGATCATCATTCTTGTGTGGGTTGAGACTTCACTTCACATACCAATGTACTTCTTCTTGAGCAACTTAGCAGGCCTAGAGATCTGCTATGTCACCACCACCTTGCCCCAAACGATGGCAAGCCTCGTGTCCGGCAATGGAGCCATCTCCTTCACCCGTTGTATGGCACAGATGTACATCACATTGTCCCTTGGATCCTGTGAATGCCTTCTTCTAGGTGTAATGGCCTATGATCGCTACCTAGCTATCTGTCACCCTCTAATATATACTAGTGTTATGGGCTGGTGGCGACAATTTCTGCTTGCCTCAGTCACTTGGGTTGGTGGCTTCCTCCTTGGTTCTCTAATGGTTGGCAGTGCCACTTCTCTCTACTTCTGTGGCCCAAACCGTATTGACCACTTCATCTGTGAGATGGCAATGATGATTAAACTTTCATGCACTGACACATACATTACAGAGGCCGCCATCTTTTTGGCAGCTTCACTCGGGGTCATAATTCCTCTTTCGATTATCATGACCTCCTATGGGTTTGTTATCTCCTCAGTATTGAAAATGAGGTCAACTGCTGGATGGCGCAAGGCCTTCTCCACGTGTGGCTCCCATCTGATTGTGGTCACCTTGTTCTATGGCACCGTCATCTCTATGTACATGATTCCACGGTCGGGTTCAACTTCCGATCGTGACAAGAAAATTGCCATTTTCTACCTTATGGTCACCCCTCTGCTCAACCCTATAATTTATACTCTTCGGAACAAGGATATCCATGATGCAATAGCCAAGGTGTTGCAAAGACTGGACATTAAGGAAAAGAGTTGA
- the LOC118095603 gene encoding olfactory receptor 2J3-like: MDNYLRIAEKQQREEQWEEVRTGDENLTSVKYFILMGFSNDQRTQILLFVVILLIYSLTIMGNLVIIMLVWADSSLHTPMYFFLTNLSGLEICYVTTTLPQMMANLLSGNGAISFTCCMTQMYITLALGGTECLLLSAMAYDRCLAICHPLLYVSIMGRGLHVLLASLCWAGGFLLASINVGTTLGLPFCHANHINHFFCELPVVLKLSCADTHVTEAFIFLASVVLLLIPLTIILISYGLVLSSVLHMRSTAGRRKAFSTCGSHLIVVTLFYSTVISMYMIPRSGSTSDRDKKIAVFYIVVTPLLNPIIYTLRNKDIHGATAKALRRLAILKKS, from the exons ATGGATAACTATTTGAGGAttgctgaaaaacaacaaagagaaGAGCAATG GGAAGAGGTCAGAACAGGTGATGAGAACTTGACCTCTGTCAAATATTTTATATTGATGGGATTCTCCAATGACCAAAGGACACAGATTCTACTCTTTGTGGTCATCCTCCTCATCTACTCCCTCACCATTATGGGGAACCTGGTGATCATTATGCTTGTGTGGGCCGACTCTTCCCTCCACacacccatgtacttcttcctgacAAACCTTTCGGGCCTGGAGATCTGTTACGTCACCACCACGTTGCCCCAGATGATGGCAAACCTCCTGTCTGGCAATGGTGCCATCTCCTTCACATGCTGCATGACACAGATGTACATCACATTGGCCTTGGGTGGCACTGAATGCCTTCTTCTCAGTGCCATGGCCTATGACCGCTGCTTAGCTATCTGCCACCCTCTATTATATGTCAGCATCATGGGCCGGGGGCTCCACGTCCTGCTCGCCTCGCTCTGTTGGGCAGGTGGCTTCCTCCTTGCTTCGATAAATGTGGGGACTACCCTTGGCCTCCCCTTCTGCCATGCCAACCACATCAACCACTTCTTTTGTGAGCTGCCCGTGGTGCTGAAACTTTCATGTGCCGACACACACGTCACAGAGGCGTTCATATTCTTGGCATCGGTAGTATTGCTATTAATTCCTCTGACAATTATCCTTATATCCTACGGGCTTGTTCTCTCCTCAGTATTGCACATGCGATCAACCGCTGGACGGCGCAAGGCCTTCTCCACATGTGGCTCCCACCTGATCGTGGTCACCTTGTTCTATAGCACCGTCATCTCTATGTACATGATTCCACGGTCGGGTTCAACTTCTGATCGTGACAAGAAAATTGCTGTCTTTTACATTGTGGTCACCCCGTTGCTTAATCCTATCATTTATACTCTGCGGAACAAGGATATTCATGGTGCAACAGCCAAGGCGCTGAGAAGACTGGCCATTTTGAAAAAGAGTTGA
- the LOC118095601 gene encoding olfactory receptor 5A2-like, producing MEAENLTSITEFILVGLTSHRKTQILLFVVILNIYLLTIAGNLVIIMLVRTDSHLHTPMYFFLTHLAGVEICYVTSTLPQMLFNLLTRNGAISLTRCAIQMHLVLTLGGTECVLLGAMAYDRYLAICHPLLYAILMGRWRQLQLASVSWLVGILLATINVGCTFSHLFCGPNRVNHFICELPVVLKLACANTHITEFVVFMAAAILLLGPLSVILTSYGLILVTVLKMQSSSGRQKAFSTCTSHLMVVTVFYGTVITMYMRPGLGTASDFDKKLAVFYILVSPLLNPIIYTLRNKDVHRAAAKVLQRWGLKHN from the coding sequence ATGGAGGCTGAGAACCTCACTTCTATTACCGAGTTCATCTTGGTGGGACTCACCAGCCACCGCAAGACCCAGATTTTGCTCTTTGTGGTCATCCTCAACATCTATTTGCTTACCATTGCAGGGAACCTGGTGATCATCATGCTTGTTCGGACTGACTCCCACCTCCAcacccccatgtacttcttcctgacTCACCTTGCAGGTGTGGAGATATGTTATGTCACCAGCACTTTGCCCCAGATGCTGTTCAACCTCCTGACCAGAAATGGTGCCATTTCTTTAACGCGTTGTGCAATCCAGATGCACCTGGTATTGACCCTGGGTGGCACTGAATGTGTTTTGCTAGGTGCCATGGCCTACGACCGTTACTTGGCCATTTGCCACCCCTTGCTTTATGCCATCCTCATGGGCAGGTGGCGCCAACTGCAACTGGCTTCGGTTTCCTGGCTGGTAGGCATCCTTCTTGCAACAATCAATGTGGGCTGCACTTTCAGCCACCTTTTCTGTGGCCCCAATCGTGTCAACCACTTCATCTGTGAGCTACCCGTGGTGCTGAAACTTGCATGTGCCAACACTCACATCACTGAGTTCGTGGTTTTCATGGCGGCTGCTATCCTCCTCCTGGGCCCTCTTTCTGTTATTTTGACCTCATATGGGCTCATTTTGGTCACTGTACTGAAAATGCAGTCAAGCTCCGGCAGGCAAAAGGCCTTCTCAACATGCACCTCTCATTTGATGGTGGTCACCGTGTTTTACGGCACTGTCATCACTATGTACATGAGACCTGGGTTGGGCACAGCCTCTGATTTTGACAAGAAACTTGCAGTGTTTTATATTTTGGTCAGCCCCCTGCTCAATCCTATCATTTACACCCTTAGGAACAAGGATGTCCATAGGGCAGCAGCTAAGGTTCTGCAAAGATGGGGTTTGAAACACAATTGA